A window of Poecilia reticulata strain Guanapo linkage group LG7, Guppy_female_1.0+MT, whole genome shotgun sequence genomic DNA:
ACCTAACTTCGTAGAATTTCTGAAAGCCAAGTAGAAGTTTGCTACTGATAGCTAACATGCTAACGGAGCATGTTAGCGCTAACGCTGGATAAAATGTTATTGCAACTACCGCTAATGTTATCAAATATGAGTTCTATCTTGTTCTAATATGTTTGtaagtaaaacatttactaGATAACATAGCAAATTGCTAACGTTCCAAGTAAAGATGCTTAATGATAACGTTCAAAACGAGGCTGTAAAGCAATCAGTAAGAGattcatttagttttcaaataCTTTCTAAAGTAAAAGCGTCACCAATTCAATTGTAGTTTTATATccaaagtattatttttttaaaaagagcaaattattaagaaatctgttaaaattttattaattcacTTCAAAATGAAAGGTTTGTTTACTGCAAAACCAcgtttaatataatttaaatggTGAAGAAgtaattttgcttttcaaattcAAGCTAACTGAGCCTTTTCATAACAAAAGAGAATTATTATAAATCTATATTTCAAATTTCAgtcttaaatgttaaaatatcatcttcagtttttctaGTACATTGTTGAAGTTGATTACAAATTTTCCAATTTAAACAGAGACAGTCgatgtttaaagtgttttttattccaTATACACAGATCATTACCACatcagaaatgttaaataagCATATAGTGATGTTTGCCATGattttatctgcaaataaacagctgtattttatttttttttaagtttagaaTCTCATAATGGCCTGCAAGTGTCTGACTGCATATGATTTGTTTACACACATTCCTGGTGTGGCACTATTCTTCCTCTTGTGTTGGAAGATTACAGACATTGGCTCAAGGTCCTGTGGGAGTTGAGCAGctttgcaggaaaaacaaatatttcctgCCCTGCTCTACTTAAACTGATGACATTCATGCACGGATAATAAGCAGGAAGTGGGATATGAGAGGAAGTTGTGTCCATTAGTTGCCTCTGCTATACGCCAAAGTCCAGAATTTGctgaaataactcaaaatgtCTGATTGCTGATGATCTTTTCCTTATGATCCGACATCAGACTGGCTGGTGCTCGCGTTGCTCATCTTCCTCTGCCTCCCTGGGTCTTCTTTGCCCCCATTGGGAGTGTTGGGCTTTGGCCCCACTTCCACCTGCTCCGCCATTTCCTCCTTGGGGATGTAGCTTATGACGGTGTTGATCAGGTTGCGGCGAAAGCTCTTGCTCAGGAAGTTGTAGAGGAACGGATTGGCGACGCAGTGGAAAAGCGAGAGGCCCTGCACCACAATGAAGGAGAAGTAGAGGACCTCCACCACGTTGCAGCTGAACATGAAGGGGTCGAGATCGTCAATAATCATCAGCAACATGACCAGGTGGTAGGGCAACCAGCAGGCGACGAACACCAGCGAATACACGTGGACCAACCAGACGTCCCGCCGGCCCTCCACGTCCGGGGCGGTCCTGACCGCCCGGGCGATCAAGACATTGCATGTGATGATGATGGCCGCCGGGCCGAGGAACTGGAAGATCGTACAGAGGAAGGCGACGGAGACGAACCACTCGGTGAAGTTGTGTTCAGGCAGCATGTAGCAACCCGGTTCGTCCCACTCCAGGATATCCACATGGACGTTCTCCAACAGGGCCAAAAACAGCGACAGCAGCCACAGACCCGCGCAGATGATCCACCTCTGGCGGCCGACGACGGGGAGCAGGGTGGGCAGCGACGGCCTGGTCAGCGCCAGGTAGCGCTCCAAGGTCATCAAGGCCAGGAAGAAGGAGCTGCTGTAGAAGTTGACCACGTAGATGAGGTTGGTGACCTTGCAGAGGAAGCTGCCCCACAGCCAAACCTTGTCCAGGGTCACCTCCATCATGAAGAACGGCTGGATCACG
This region includes:
- the ackr5 gene encoding G-protein coupled receptor 182; the encoded protein is MTFDHNHSLDFLNGTPWFIYECTIELDANYRRIALFLIYLFIFMVGLLENLLVVWVNWRRRHSASGVVFCIINVSLSDLMVIVIQPFFMMEVTLDKVWLWGSFLCKVTNLIYVVNFYSSSFFLALMTLERYLALTRPSLPTLLPVVGRQRWIICAGLWLLSLFLALLENVHVDILEWDEPGCYMLPEHNFTEWFVSVAFLCTIFQFLGPAAIIITCNVLIARAVRTAPDVEGRRDVWLVHVYSLVFVACWLPYHLVMLLMIIDDLDPFMFSCNVVEVLYFSFIVVQGLSLFHCVANPFLYNFLSKSFRRNLINTVISYIPKEEMAEQVEVGPKPNTPNGGKEDPGRQRKMSNASTSQSDVGS